A window of the Virgibacillus pantothenticus genome harbors these coding sequences:
- a CDS encoding histidine phosphatase family protein — protein sequence MTTICFIRHGQTNWNKQGKLQGKTDIPLNDTGREQAHACGKYLNADDYDILICSPLLRAKETAEIINQYLQLPLIEMDDFKERSFGDAEGMTMEERAQAYPDGHFPNQEERIAFRQRVMAGVEKVNQNYPHQRVLLVAHGAAINAILAEVSNGEIGSGKTSLINGCISNIQLKNETWRVENYNQVEHLQ from the coding sequence ATTACAACGATTTGTTTTATCCGTCACGGACAAACGAACTGGAATAAACAAGGCAAGCTACAAGGAAAAACAGATATCCCGCTGAATGATACTGGAAGAGAGCAAGCACATGCATGTGGAAAATATTTAAACGCTGATGATTATGATATCCTTATTTGTAGTCCTTTACTGCGTGCAAAAGAGACTGCCGAAATCATAAATCAGTACTTACAGCTGCCATTAATAGAAATGGATGATTTTAAAGAACGTTCATTTGGAGATGCAGAAGGTATGACGATGGAAGAGAGGGCACAGGCGTATCCAGATGGTCACTTTCCAAATCAGGAAGAAAGAATAGCGTTTCGTCAGCGCGTAATGGCTGGGGTAGAAAAAGTAAATCAAAATTATCCTCATCAACGTGTTTTGTTAGTTGCACACGGGGCTGCCATCAATGCTATACTAGCTGAAGTTTCCAATGGAGAGATCGGTTCAGGCAAAACATCCCTCATAAATGGATGCATTAGCAATATTCAATTGAAAAACGAAACTTGGCGGGTGGAAAATTATAACCAAGTAGAACATTTACAGTAA